One Arthrobacter sp. B3I4 genomic window, CGCGCCCTCGATCAGGCGGCGCACTTCCTCGTCCACGACGTAGGCGATCTGATCCGAGTAGTTGCGTTCGTGGCCGGCGTCGCGGCCCAGGAACGGCTCGCCGCCGCCCTGGCCGAGGCGGACGGCACCGACGCGCTCACTCATGCCGAACTCGGTGACCATTTTCCGGGCGATGCCGGTGGCCTTCTCGATGTCGTTGGAGGCGCCGGTGGACGGATCGTGGAAGACGAGTTCCTCGGCCACCCGGCCGCCCATGGCGTAGGCCATCTGGTCCAGCAGTTCGTTGCGGGTTACGGAGTACTTGTCGTTTTCCGGCACCACCATGGTGTAGCCGAGGGCTCGGCCGCGCGGCAGGATGGTGATCTTCGTGACCGGGGCCGAGTTCCGCAGCGCCGCCGCCACCAGGGCGTGGCCGCCTTCGTGGTACGCGGTGACCTTGCGCTCGTGTTCCTTCATGACGCGGCTGCGCTTCTGCGGCCCGGCCATCACGCGGTCGATCGCCTCGTCCAGGGCACGGTCATCGATCAGGTTGGCGTTGGAGCGGGCCGTGAGCAGCGCCGCCTCGTTGAGCACGTTGGCCAGGTCGGCGCCGGTGTAGCCGGGGGTTTTCTTCGCGACAGCCTTGAGGTCGACGCCGGGGGCCATCGGCTTGCCCTTGGCGTGCACCTTCAGGATCTGGTCGCGGCCGATCAGGTCGGGGGCCTCGACGGAGATCTGGCGGTCGAAGCGGCCGGGCCGGAGCAGGGCCGGGTCGAGCACGTCGGGACGGTTCGTGGCGGCGATGAGGATGACGTTGGTCTTGACGTCAAAGCCGTCCATTTCAACCAGGAGCTGGTTGAGCGTCTGCTCGCGTTCATCGTTGCCGCCGCCGATGCCGGCACCGCGGTGACGGCCGACGGCGTCGATCTCGTCAACGAAGATGATCGCCGGGGAGTTGGTCTTGGCCTGTTCAAAGAGGTCGCGGACGCGGGAAGCGCCGACGCCGACGAACATCTCGACAAAGTCCGAACCGGAGATGGAGAAGAACGGCACGCCGGCTTCACCGGCGACGGCGCGGGCCAGCAGGGTCTTGCCGGTGCCGGGAGGGCCGTACAGCAGCACACCCTTGGGGATCTTGGCGCCGACAGCCTGGAACTTTGCCGGTTCCTGGAGGAACTCCTTGATTTCCTGAAGCTCCTCGACGGCCTCGTCGGCTCCGGCGACGTCGCTGAAGGTCACCTGCGGCATGTCCTTATTGACCATCTTGGCCTTGGATTTGCCGAACTGCATGACCTTGGAGCCGCCGCCCTGCATCCGGGAAAGCAGGAACCAGAAAAGCACGCCCAGCAGCAGCACCGGGACCAGCAGCGAGAACAATCCGGAGAACCAGTTGCTTTCCACCGGCTGGTCGGTGAAGCCGCTCGGCGGCTTCGACTCGTTGACGGCCTTGACGATGTCCTGGGCGCGGGCGTTCACGAAGTAGAACTGGACGTTCTTGCCCTTGTCCTGCCCATCGACCTGCAGGTTGTCCTTCAGGACCAGGTCCACACGGTTCTCGGCGTCGAAGATTTTGGCCTGCTCAACCTTGCCGCCCTCAGTCAACAGCGCCAGGCCCTTGTCCGTGTCAATGCGGCTTGAGCCGCCCGGAGCGAGGGTGGCAAAGGCCAGCAGGAGCATGCCGATCACTACGACAATCCAAATGCCGGGGCCCTTGAGGAAACTCTTTGCTTTCATCTGATCGGGGGCTGGCCCCGTCCCTCCTGGTAGTGCTGCACGGCGACTGTTCTGCGCGCGTGGTGGTGCTGCGTCAGTCTAGCTATACACCGTCGCCCTAACTCACGCACGGCCAGGGCATAAAGTTCCCTGTGGGCGTAGCGGGGCACCCCGCTGGGACCGGTCAAGGCCGGCGTCGAAACCGGCCGGCGGGGCCGGGTTTACTCGTAGACGTGCGGGGCGAGGGTGCCCACAAAGTCCAGGTTGCGGTACTTCTCGGCGTAGTCCAAGCCGTAGCCGACGACGAATTCGTTGGGGATGTCGTAACCGACGTACTTAACGTCAATCTGGACCTTCGCGGCGGTGGGCTTGCGGAAGGCGGTGCAAATTTCCACGGACGCGGTGCCGCGGGATTCCAGGTTGGTCTTCAACCAGGACAGCGTCAGGCCGGAGTCGATGATGTCTTCGACGATCAGGACGTCCTTGCCCATCAGGTCCGTGTCGAGGTCCTTGAGGATGCGGACGACGCCGGAGGACTGGGTGCCGGAGCCGTAGGAGGAGACAGCCATCCAGTCCATGGAGACGTGGCTGTGCAGCGCGCGGGCAAGGTCGGCCATGACCATCACCGCCCCCTTGAGCACGCCGACGATGAGCAGATCGCGGCCTTCATAGTCCCGGTCAATCTCGGCTGCGAGTTCGGTGATGCGGGACTGGATCTGTTCCTTGGAGTAGAGAACGTGCTTGAGGTCTGCCTGGACGTCGTTTGAATCCACCAATGGCTCCTGTGTAGATGCGGGTGCGACTAATCTTGGGGCCGCTGTTGAGGCCGGAATACTAGCTTCCCACAGCGGGCGCCCTCGCGGGGCACTCCGGCCACGGACTGCCCTGCCTCGGACTGCTCCGCCGCGAGCAGCTGCGCGAGTGAGAGCCGGTACACGCCCACACCGCCGGGCAGCTCCACCGGCCCGGCGGATCCCTGCCGGCGCAGCAGCGCTTCGGCGGCGAGCAGCCGCTGGTAGCTGGGCTGTTGACCACCGACGGCGGCGGCGGCCTTGGCGATCACGCGGAACCGCACGGCCGGAGCCAGCTCGCGCAGCGCTGCCTCGGGCAGGCTGAGCTCCTGGCTGAACTCCGTGCCGGTGCGCTGCTGCAGGCGGGCGAATGTGTCGTCCGCGACCTGTTCCAGGTAATCGGCGTCAAGCTGCAGGATCGACGCCGTCCGGGCCAACGATTCGGCCACCCCGGGGCCGAGCTTGTCCTCGAGCATCGGCAGCACCTCAACCCGGGTCCGGGACCGGGCAAAAGAAACGTCAGTGTTGCTCGGATCGTGCCACGGGTCCAGGCCTTCGACGCCGCAGATTTCCAGCGTCTCGATCCGGCGCAGGCCTAGGAACGGCCGCAGCAGACGGCCGCGGACGGGCCGCATTCCGGCCAGCGAACGGGTTCCGGAGCCCCGCGCCAGCCCCAGCAGGACCTGCTCGGCCTGGTCGTCCAGGGTGTGGCCCAGCAGCACCGCCGACGCACCGGTGTCATCCGCGGCCGTTTCAAGGGCCGCATGCCGGGCGTCCCGGGCGGCAGCTTCCGGGCCGGTCCCGGCCGCGGCGACCTCGACCTTCCGCACCAGGATCGGGTCGAGACCCAGCTCCTGTAGGGTCACCGCTGCGGCCGCGGCCACGGCGGCGGATCCGGGCTGGAGTTGGTGGTCCACGACGACGGCGCCGATGGAGACCGGGTGGCCATCCACGTGGCCGCGGCGGGCAAAGTAGGCGGCGACGGCGGCGAGTGCCAGCGAATCCGGGCCGCCGCTGCAGGCCACGAGCACCCGTGCCGGGTACCCTGCCTCGGCGAGCGCATCCTGCAGCATCTTGCGCGCCTTGCCCAGGACGGGCGCGAGCCGGCCGGGCCGGCGTCGCCCGGCGGAAGCGGCCGGCAGGTCCGGCTCGGTCGTACCAGGCACGCGGACTAGAGCCCCATCCGATCGATCCAGACTTTCGAGTCGTGGATTTCGACCTCGGTGGGGAGATGGTCCGCAGACTCCCAAACCCGGTTAAAGCCCGGCATCCCGACGGTGTCCACGACTTCCCGGACGAACTTCGAGCCGTCACTGTACTGCCGCATCTTCGCGTCGAGGCCCAGCAGGCTGCGGATGAACTTCTCGACGGCGCCGCGGTCCTTACCGCGGGCGTTGAAGCGCTGCCGGATGGTCTTGACTGAGGGCACGATGCTGGCATCCACCGCGTCCATGACCACGTTCGCGTGGCCTTCCAGCAGGCTCATCACCGCCGTGAGGTGCGAGATTGCTGCGCGTTCCTCCGGGTCCTGCAGCAGGTCCAGGATGGCGCCGCGGCCCGGGGCCGACCCTGGAGCGGTCCGGTCTTTCAGCGACTTTGCGGCCGCCGCGGCGCGTTCCATGATGGAGTCGACGTTGCCCAGCAGGTGCTCGCTGAGGCTTTCGATCTGGTCGAGCATGTGGTGGCGCAACCAGGGGGCGGCAGCGAACTGCACCCGGTGCGTTTGTTCGTGCAGGCACACCCACAGGCGGAAGTCCTCGGGCGTCACGTTCAGCTCGCGTTCGACCGAAATGATGTTCGGTGCCACCAGCAGCAGCCGGCCGGCGGCGGGGGCGGTGGAGTTGGGGGCCAGCGCAGCAAAGGGGTCGTACTGTCCCAGGACCTTGCTGGAGAGGAAGGCGAGAATCGCGCCGAGTTGACTGCCGGTGATGGCACCGCTGACACTCGCGGCGCTCGGACTTACGCTCCCGTGGCGGCTTTCGAGCATTTTTTCGATCGCGGGCTGGAGCATGACGGCGAAGCTTTGCGTATTCGCCTTGGCCCACGAGGCCCGGTCCACCACCAGGACGGAGGAGTCGCGGAGGTCACGAGCGGCCTCAAGTCCGGTGATGTCGTGCACGTGCGGCACTGAGATGTCGGCCATAAGGCGCAGGTTGTCGACGGCCGCGCCGATTTCCTTGGACCCCAGCGAAGGTCCGGCCGGCGCGAGCCGCGCGGCCGTGGACGCCGCCATCTCCCAGTTGATCAGGGCCTGGGCCCGGGCTGATGTCTCTGCTGAGGTGGCGCGCGAAGAGGACTCCATAGCCCCATGAGATCACAGGGCACGGCGGATGCGCCTTAATTTCGCTGAGCGGTTAAGCCCGTCAGCGGCACCCGCAGGCGGCGAGGACCGACGCCGTCCGGTCCAGCGCCTCCTTGTTGCCGGCCGCGCCGGGCGTGAGGCCGTTGCCGATAAAGGAGAAGACCAGCAACCGGCCGTCGGCGTCCACCACGTACCCGCTGAGGGCGATCACGGTGTTCAACGTCCCGGTCTTCGCCCGGACCAGGCCCGCTCCCCCCGCGGTGCTGGTGTCCGAATACCGGCTGCCGAGGGTTCCGGTCAGCCCGGCCACCGGGAAGCCGGCAAGGGCGGAACGCAGCCGGGTGTCGGGTCCGGTGGTCATCGCGCGGATCACCGCCGTAAGCTGCCGGGCCGAGACGCGGTTGTCCAGGGTCAGCCCGGCAAGATCGGCAGCGTGGAGCGAGGCCGCGGGGATTCCCAGCTCCTCGAGCTGCTGCAGCACCGCGGCGACCGCGCCGTTGTTGCTGGCCGGTTTGCCGCTCGCCGTCGCCACCATCCGGCCCATCACCTCGGTGAGGTAGTTGTCCGAGGTGCGCAGCAGCAGGTCCACCTGCTGGCTGACGGTCGCGGATTCCACCGCGGCGAGGACCTTGCCCGCCTGCCCGCCGTCCGGGGCCGGCTGGGGGGCCGGCCCCCGGATCACGCCCGGCGCCACGGCAATTCCGACGGCGGCACCGGCCTCGGTAAGCCGGGCTGCAAAGGCCTCCGCGGCGGTCATGGCGGCGTCCTGCGGCCGGGGTCCGGTGCTGGTTCCGGGCGTGAAGCGTGCCGAGTTCAAGGCCAGCGGGAACAACGGGGCCACCTCGCCAGCGGCCACGTCCTCCGGGCTCCAGGCCGGGCTGAGGGCGGGGCCGGTAAAGAGCGAATCATCCAGCAGCACCGACACCGGGCCGGTGGCCCCGCCCTGCTGCAGCGCCTGGACCGTGGACCGGGCGAGCGTGGCCAGCCCGGCGTGGCCCAGCACCGCATCCGGAGCCGAGTCGCCGGCGCCCAGCAGCACGTCGCCGCCGGCGGTCAGGACAACGGTTCCGGGGGTGCTGCCCGCGACGGTCCGGGTGCTGAAACGCCGGTCCGGGCCAAGCGTGCGCAGGGCTGCGGCGGCAGTCAGCAGCTTGATGTTGGAGGCCGGGGCGCGGCCCTCGTCGCCGGACCGGTCGAAGAGCACCTCCCCGGTGGCCGCGTCCTGCACCATCCCGCTGAAGGACCCGGCGCCGTCGGCCTTCAAAGTGGCGCTCAGTTGGGCGGCGAGGGCGGCGGCGTCGGGCACCGGAGCCGCGGCGTTGAGCGGGCGGATACCGGCACCGCTTCCACTGCCGGCGGCAGTGCTCAGGGTGGCGGGGGGAAGCTGCCAGGGGCCGGCCGGGGCGGGGCCCGGCGGCCGTGCGGGGCCGAGGAAACCGGGACCAATCGCCACGCCCGCGGGGACGGCGAGGGCGACGACCAGCAGCATCAGGAGCAGCAGGGGGAGGCTGCGGCCGAGCCTTCCGGGCGGCGGAGCGGCGCCCTCCTGGCCTTTTTTGGGTGTCATGCTGCTGCTGGTCCTTAGTCCCGAAATGTCCCCACCAGTTCCTGAAACCAGCGCCTGTCGCTATATCCTCAATAATAGTCGGCGGCATCGGTCGTGCTCTTTCCGGGCATCACCTGTGCCGCGCACCCCTGAATCCGTCGAGGAGTATTCCATGAAGCATGACGTGACCATCGAGATCCCCAAGGGATCCCGCGTCAAGTACGAAGTCGACCACGAGACCGGCCGTGTCCGCCTGGACCGCGTCCTGTTCACCTCCATGCAGTACCCGACGCACTACGGGTTCTTCGAGAACACCCTGGGCGAAGACGGCGACCCGCTGGATGCGCTGGTGCTGCTGCAGGACTTCGACCTGCACCCAGGCGTGATCGTCGAGGCCCGCCCGATCGGCGTCTTCAACATGACCGACGATGGCGGCGGGGACGCCAAGGTCCTGTGCGTGCCGGCCGACGCTCGGTTCGACCACATCAACGAGATCAGCGATGTCAGCGAGTTCCTGATCAAGGAAATCGAGCACTTCTTCACGCGGTACAAGGACCTGGAGCCCGGCAAGTGGGTCAAGGCCGAGGGCTGGGGCGACCGCGCGGCCGCCGAAGCCGAGCTCGAAGCCTCGATCAAGCGCTACGTCCCGGGCGCGGGCCACTAACCCGCCGCCCTCCCCCGGGGAGCGCGAACGTACACTTGACGCCCTGGAATCTGCGGATTCCGGGGCCTCAAGTGTACGTTCGCGCTTTGTCAGCCGCGGGTCAGGAAGATGTGAAATCGTTGGGCCATGATTT contains:
- the ftsH gene encoding ATP-dependent zinc metalloprotease FtsH produces the protein MKAKSFLKGPGIWIVVVIGMLLLAFATLAPGGSSRIDTDKGLALLTEGGKVEQAKIFDAENRVDLVLKDNLQVDGQDKGKNVQFYFVNARAQDIVKAVNESKPPSGFTDQPVESNWFSGLFSLLVPVLLLGVLFWFLLSRMQGGGSKVMQFGKSKAKMVNKDMPQVTFSDVAGADEAVEELQEIKEFLQEPAKFQAVGAKIPKGVLLYGPPGTGKTLLARAVAGEAGVPFFSISGSDFVEMFVGVGASRVRDLFEQAKTNSPAIIFVDEIDAVGRHRGAGIGGGNDEREQTLNQLLVEMDGFDVKTNVILIAATNRPDVLDPALLRPGRFDRQISVEAPDLIGRDQILKVHAKGKPMAPGVDLKAVAKKTPGYTGADLANVLNEAALLTARSNANLIDDRALDEAIDRVMAGPQKRSRVMKEHERKVTAYHEGGHALVAAALRNSAPVTKITILPRGRALGYTMVVPENDKYSVTRNELLDQMAYAMGGRVAEELVFHDPSTGASNDIEKATGIARKMVTEFGMSERVGAVRLGQGGGEPFLGRDAGHERNYSDQIAYVVDEEVRRLIEGAHDEAYEILTANRDVLDQLALELLERETLNQAEIAQVFTHIRKRDFREIWLSKESRPIQAVGPVESRREKAEREAQEEAKEARLEEPLDTLPPHAQGVPAQEPFQGGATDLGPDGHPG
- the hpt gene encoding hypoxanthine phosphoribosyltransferase; translation: MDSNDVQADLKHVLYSKEQIQSRITELAAEIDRDYEGRDLLIVGVLKGAVMVMADLARALHSHVSMDWMAVSSYGSGTQSSGVVRILKDLDTDLMGKDVLIVEDIIDSGLTLSWLKTNLESRGTASVEICTAFRKPTAAKVQIDVKYVGYDIPNEFVVGYGLDYAEKYRNLDFVGTLAPHVYE
- the tilS gene encoding tRNA lysidine(34) synthetase TilS gives rise to the protein MLQDALAEAGYPARVLVACSGGPDSLALAAVAAYFARRGHVDGHPVSIGAVVVDHQLQPGSAAVAAAAAVTLQELGLDPILVRKVEVAAAGTGPEAAARDARHAALETAADDTGASAVLLGHTLDDQAEQVLLGLARGSGTRSLAGMRPVRGRLLRPFLGLRRIETLEICGVEGLDPWHDPSNTDVSFARSRTRVEVLPMLEDKLGPGVAESLARTASILQLDADYLEQVADDTFARLQQRTGTEFSQELSLPEAALRELAPAVRFRVIAKAAAAVGGQQPSYQRLLAAEALLRRQGSAGPVELPGGVGVYRLSLAQLLAAEQSEAGQSVAGVPREGARCGKLVFRPQQRPQD
- a CDS encoding zinc-dependent metalloprotease, with protein sequence MESSSRATSAETSARAQALINWEMAASTAARLAPAGPSLGSKEIGAAVDNLRLMADISVPHVHDITGLEAARDLRDSSVLVVDRASWAKANTQSFAVMLQPAIEKMLESRHGSVSPSAASVSGAITGSQLGAILAFLSSKVLGQYDPFAALAPNSTAPAAGRLLLVAPNIISVERELNVTPEDFRLWVCLHEQTHRVQFAAAPWLRHHMLDQIESLSEHLLGNVDSIMERAAAAAKSLKDRTAPGSAPGRGAILDLLQDPEERAAISHLTAVMSLLEGHANVVMDAVDASIVPSVKTIRQRFNARGKDRGAVEKFIRSLLGLDAKMRQYSDGSKFVREVVDTVGMPGFNRVWESADHLPTEVEIHDSKVWIDRMGL
- the dacB gene encoding D-alanyl-D-alanine carboxypeptidase/D-alanyl-D-alanine-endopeptidase, translating into MTPKKGQEGAAPPPGRLGRSLPLLLLMLLVVALAVPAGVAIGPGFLGPARPPGPAPAGPWQLPPATLSTAAGSGSGAGIRPLNAAAPVPDAAALAAQLSATLKADGAGSFSGMVQDAATGEVLFDRSGDEGRAPASNIKLLTAAAALRTLGPDRRFSTRTVAGSTPGTVVLTAGGDVLLGAGDSAPDAVLGHAGLATLARSTVQALQQGGATGPVSVLLDDSLFTGPALSPAWSPEDVAAGEVAPLFPLALNSARFTPGTSTGPRPQDAAMTAAEAFAARLTEAGAAVGIAVAPGVIRGPAPQPAPDGGQAGKVLAAVESATVSQQVDLLLRTSDNYLTEVMGRMVATASGKPASNNGAVAAVLQQLEELGIPAASLHAADLAGLTLDNRVSARQLTAVIRAMTTGPDTRLRSALAGFPVAGLTGTLGSRYSDTSTAGGAGLVRAKTGTLNTVIALSGYVVDADGRLLVFSFIGNGLTPGAAGNKEALDRTASVLAACGCR
- a CDS encoding inorganic diphosphatase codes for the protein MKHDVTIEIPKGSRVKYEVDHETGRVRLDRVLFTSMQYPTHYGFFENTLGEDGDPLDALVLLQDFDLHPGVIVEARPIGVFNMTDDGGGDAKVLCVPADARFDHINEISDVSEFLIKEIEHFFTRYKDLEPGKWVKAEGWGDRAAAEAELEASIKRYVPGAGH